Proteins encoded together in one Salvelinus namaycush isolate Seneca chromosome 26, SaNama_1.0, whole genome shotgun sequence window:
- the LOC120021492 gene encoding ubiquitin-conjugating enzyme E2 D2 isoform X2: MFHWQATIMGPNDSPYQGGVFFLTIHFPTDYPFKPPKVAFTTRIYHPNINSNGSICLDILRSQWSPALTISKVLLSICSLLCDPNPDDPLVPEIARIYKTDREKYNRIAREWTQKYAM; this comes from the exons A TGTTTCACTGGCAGGCTACCATAATGGGACCA AATGACAGTCCGTATCAGGGTGGTGTGTTCTTCTTGACCATTCACTTCCCCACTGACTATCCCTTCAAACCACCAAAG GTTGCATTTACCACAAGAATCTATCACCCAAACATCAACAGCAACGGCAGCATCTGCTTGGACATCCTGAGGTCGCAGTGGTCGCCAGCACTCACCATCTCCAAAG TCCTCTTGTCCATCTGCTCACTTCTCTGTGACCCAAACCCAGACGATCCACTAGTGCCTGAGATCGCACGCATCTACAAGACAGACAGGGAAAA ATACAACAGAATAGCCCGGGAATGGACCCAGAAATATGCTATGTAG
- the LOC120021492 gene encoding ubiquitin-conjugating enzyme E2 D2 isoform X1 — protein sequence MALKRIHKELNDLARDPPAQCSAGPVGDDMFHWQATIMGPNDSPYQGGVFFLTIHFPTDYPFKPPKVAFTTRIYHPNINSNGSICLDILRSQWSPALTISKVLLSICSLLCDPNPDDPLVPEIARIYKTDREKYNRIAREWTQKYAM from the exons ATGGCCCTGAAAAGAATTCATAAG GAGTTAAATGATTTGGCTCGTGACCCTCCAGCACAGTGCTCCGCAGGACCTGTTGGAGATGACA TGTTTCACTGGCAGGCTACCATAATGGGACCA AATGACAGTCCGTATCAGGGTGGTGTGTTCTTCTTGACCATTCACTTCCCCACTGACTATCCCTTCAAACCACCAAAG GTTGCATTTACCACAAGAATCTATCACCCAAACATCAACAGCAACGGCAGCATCTGCTTGGACATCCTGAGGTCGCAGTGGTCGCCAGCACTCACCATCTCCAAAG TCCTCTTGTCCATCTGCTCACTTCTCTGTGACCCAAACCCAGACGATCCACTAGTGCCTGAGATCGCACGCATCTACAAGACAGACAGGGAAAA ATACAACAGAATAGCCCGGGAATGGACCCAGAAATATGCTATGTAG